The stretch of DNA GTGTTTCTCATTATCCGCTCCTGTATACGTTAAATCAAAACGCTCTGGTAAGTTATAATCCACTTGGATTGTTCCTAATTGCCATTTACGTCCTAACGCATCTTTTACCATAAAGTCTAACTTTGGTCCGTAGAATGCAGCTTCTCCGTACTCTACTACTGTTGGTAAACCTTTTTCGTCAGCAGCTGTAATAATTGCTTGTTCAGCTTTTGCCCAGTTTTCGTCAGATCCGATGTATTTTTCTTTGTTTTCAGGATCACGTAAAGAAACTTGAGCTAAATAGTTATCAAATCCTAAGTTTCTGAAAACATATAATACTAAATCAATTACTTTTTTGAATTCTTCTAATAATTGATCTGGTGTACAGAAAATGTGCGCATCATCTTGAGTAAATCCACGTACACGAGTTAATCCGTGTAATTCTCCTGATTGCTCGTAACGGTAAACTGTACCAAATTCTGCATAACGTTTTGGTAAATCGCGGTAAGACCATTGAGAAGTTTTGTAGATTTCACAGTGGTGAGGACAGTTCATCGGTTTTAATAAGAATTCTTCTCCTTCGTTTGGTGTATGAATTGGTTGGAATGAATCCGCACCATATTTTGCATAGTGACCAGAAGTAACGTATAATTCTTTTTGACCAATGTGAGGTGTAACTACCATTTCGTACCCTAAACGAGTTTGTTGTTTCAATAAGAAGTTTTCTAATTTTCTTCTTAAAGCCGCTCCTTTAGGTAACCATAATGGTAAACCTTGTCCCACTTTTTCAGAGAAAGCAAAGAATCCAAGCTCTTTTCCTAATTTACGGTGGTCACGTTTTTTAGCTTCTTCTAATAAAGTTAAATAATCTGTTAAGTCTTTTTGTTTAGGGAAAGTGATTCCGTAAACACGAGTTAACATTTTATTTTTCTCATCACCTCTCCAATAAGCTCCAGCTACGTTTAAAATTTTAGCAGCTTTTACAATTCCTGTATGAGGGATGTGACCTCCACGACATAAGTCGGTGAAGTTATCGTGTGTACAAAAAGTAATTTCTCCGTCTTGTAAGTTGGAAATTAATTCTGTTTTGTACTCGTTATCTTTATATGTTTCTAATGCTTCTGCTTTAGATACTGGATATAATTTAAATTCCGCTTTTTTCTTCGCGTTTTCTAACATTGCTTTTTCCACTTTCGCGAAAT from Faecalibacter sp. LW9 encodes:
- the thrS gene encoding threonine--tRNA ligase, translating into MINVSLPDGSVRQYESGITPMGVAQSISEGLARNVISALVNDKQVEVTTPITEDATIKLLTWNDDLGKQAFWHSSAHLLAQAIVEFYPNAKLTIGPAIENGFYYDVDFGDEKFTEADFAKVEKAMLENAKKKAEFKLYPVSKAEALETYKDNEYKTELISNLQDGEITFCTHDNFTDLCRGGHIPHTGIVKAAKILNVAGAYWRGDEKNKMLTRVYGITFPKQKDLTDYLTLLEEAKKRDHRKLGKELGFFAFSEKVGQGLPLWLPKGAALRRKLENFLLKQQTRLGYEMVVTPHIGQKELYVTSGHYAKYGADSFQPIHTPNEGEEFLLKPMNCPHHCEIYKTSQWSYRDLPKRYAEFGTVYRYEQSGELHGLTRVRGFTQDDAHIFCTPDQLLEEFKKVIDLVLYVFRNLGFDNYLAQVSLRDPENKEKYIGSDENWAKAEQAIITAADEKGLPTVVEYGEAAFYGPKLDFMVKDALGRKWQLGTIQVDYNLPERFDLTYTGADNEKHRPVMIHRAPFGSMERFIAILLENTAGNLPLWLTPDLYTILPISEKYVEYGEKVLNLLAEEEINGLIDSRNEKTGKKIRDAEMKKIPFMLVIGEKEAENGTISVRKHGEGDLGEMTVEQFIDFIKEETKLK